In Bacillus sp. SM2101, the following proteins share a genomic window:
- a CDS encoding cytochrome D1 domain-containing protein, with amino-acid sequence MENPEDNKTFEELNKMSVAFVANFLSNNVTTIDTKNHSVISTISVINAPRAIGITSDNKIAYVLGGGGVSVIDIGTLQVIATILGITPTAIVFTPDNQTAYVLNFMQNTEGTVSVIDIKTHSVIATIPVGIAAVDLVLPPNGKHVYVANTNSDNLTVIDTKNHSVVATISVNLSFSTIPLKIIVATQDGKYVYVVGEQGMLIVIDTKNHSVVATIFLPAIRILINSPDSHFIYAASNSNLFVVDTKSHSLFSTIPVPGSHQSITITPDGKYVYIPNITLDSVSVIDTKTNALIARVEAGDQPRTIRSTSDGKSIYVSNIGNPDTVSIIDVKTQTKISTISVGIQPVAIVFTSN; translated from the coding sequence ATGGAAAATCCAGAAGATAATAAGACATTTGAGGAGTTGAATAAGATGTCTGTTGCTTTTGTTGCAAATTTTTTGAGTAATAATGTAACTACGATTGATACAAAAAACCATTCAGTAATTTCCACAATTAGTGTTATAAATGCTCCAAGAGCTATTGGTATTACTTCAGATAATAAAATAGCATATGTTTTAGGTGGTGGTGGTGTTTCTGTTATTGATATAGGAACTTTACAAGTAATAGCAACTATATTAGGAATAACGCCAACTGCTATCGTATTTACTCCAGATAATCAGACTGCCTATGTTCTCAACTTTATGCAAAATACGGAAGGCACTGTATCAGTAATAGATATTAAAACCCATTCTGTTATTGCTACAATTCCTGTAGGGATTGCTGCGGTTGACCTAGTTCTTCCACCTAATGGTAAGCATGTTTATGTTGCCAATACAAATTCAGACAATTTAACTGTCATTGATACAAAAAACCATTCTGTGGTTGCTACGATTAGTGTAAACCTATCTTTTTCCACAATACCACTCAAAATAATAGTCGCTACACAAGATGGAAAATATGTATATGTGGTTGGTGAACAAGGTATGTTAATTGTCATTGATACAAAAAACCACTCTGTAGTTGCAACGATTTTTCTACCAGCTATTCGTATACTAATAAATTCCCCTGACAGTCATTTCATCTATGCTGCAAGTAATAGTAATTTGTTTGTTGTTGATACCAAATCACATTCACTTTTTTCCACAATACCTGTACCAGGATCGCATCAAAGTATAACTATTACACCTGATGGTAAATATGTTTACATACCTAATATAACTTTAGATTCAGTGTCTGTAATCGATACAAAAACTAACGCTCTAATCGCAAGGGTTGAGGCTGGAGACCAGCCAAGAACAATTAGGAGTACTTCTGATGGAAAAAGTATATATGTTTCCAATATAGGCAATCCAGATACGGTATCAATAATTGATGTAAAAACGCAAACAAAAATTTCAACTATTAGTGTTGGAATACAGCCAGTAGCGATAGTGTTCACATCTAATTAA